One window of the Methyloceanibacter stevinii genome contains the following:
- a CDS encoding DUF3168 domain-containing protein, whose amino-acid sequence MAAASWDLQRSIYQTLSNATALTDRLGGDRIYSKAPQGQALPYITLGQTVTLDWSTGTEPGTEHDLTLHVWTRADSAEEVQEIMEAVRALLHDQPLSLDDHYLVNLRHEFAEARIDPDGETMHGIVRYRAVTEPQQQPRRKLHKLTISEMAGLVPAIVVL is encoded by the coding sequence ATGGCAGCCGCGAGTTGGGATCTCCAACGCAGCATCTATCAGACGCTTTCGAACGCGACCGCACTGACGGACCGGCTCGGCGGAGACCGAATCTACAGCAAGGCCCCGCAGGGTCAGGCGCTGCCCTACATCACGCTCGGTCAGACCGTGACCCTGGACTGGAGCACCGGAACGGAGCCCGGCACCGAGCACGATCTGACGCTCCATGTCTGGACCCGCGCGGACAGCGCCGAAGAAGTCCAAGAGATCATGGAGGCGGTGAGGGCGCTGCTGCACGATCAGCCGCTCAGCCTCGACGACCACTATCTGGTCAATCTGCGCCACGAATTCGCCGAGGCGCGGATCGATCCCGACGGCGAGACCATGCACGGCATCGTGCGCTACCGCGCGGTGACGGAGCCGCAGCAGCAGCCGCGGCGTAAGCTTCACAAACTGACGATTTCCGAAATGGCCGGGCTTGTCCCGGCCATCGTTGTTTTATAG
- a CDS encoding HK97-gp10 family putative phage morphogenesis protein, which yields MGTRHRAARFLEFGTRKMRARPFLWPVFRARLPRVKQELTNTLRARWAKH from the coding sequence ATCGGGACGCGGCATAGGGCCGCGCGGTTCCTGGAATTCGGGACGCGGAAAATGCGCGCAAGGCCTTTTCTTTGGCCGGTTTTCCGCGCGCGTTTACCCCGCGTTAAGCAAGAACTCACAAATACTCTACGGGCGCGTTGGGCCAAGCACTGA